The Dioscorea cayenensis subsp. rotundata cultivar TDr96_F1 chromosome 11, TDr96_F1_v2_PseudoChromosome.rev07_lg8_w22 25.fasta, whole genome shotgun sequence genomic interval CTAGGGCTTCTGAGTTCTTTGCAGGAAATGTATGTGATCCTTGTGTTTTTAAATgctaattttgctattttatttAGAGAAAGATGAAAAGTAGTGTTGAATTTCTTCTGTTTTACTGCTGATTCTGCAGAATATTGGATAACAATTTGCTACTTGGATCCATACCTAAAGAACTTGGAGAGTTGAAGAACCTCAGAGTGCTGGATTTGGGCATGAACAGACTGTCTGGTTCCATTCCTCCTGAGATTGGGAACTTGACTAGCATTACAAAAATGTAAGGAGTAAACTATCTGTAAATTATACCTtcttgattttatgtttttaccTGATTTTTCCCTTGCCTTTTTTAGAGATCTTCATTCTAATGGCTTGACTGGAACTTTACCATTTGAGCTTGGTAATCTTGCATATCTTGCTGAGCTTCGGTTGGATCGGAATCGATTCAGTGGACCGATTCCTGGAAGCAATAACTTaagttcatcttcttctttacaGTAAGTGGATGATACATAACTAGCTGTTTAATTAGAAGAACTCATGGCAAACTTAATAGTCTAATTGGGAATTTAGAAGATGGTATCGATACATGCAGGCTTGCCTCCCAGAGCCATTCCACAGGATTATGCAGGTTGTCTCGGTTAAAGACTGCTGATTTTTCATTTAACTTTTTTATCGGAAGAATACCGACTTGCTTGAAGTATCTTCCAAGGTGAAATGTCTGCAAATTTTTAGTATGCTTATGTTATGGTTCTTCAGTGTGATTGTGATTATATTTGTTCCTTTTTTCAGGTTAAGCTTCCAAGGAAACTGCCTCCGAGATAAATCTTTTGTAGCTCAGCGTTCTACTGAAAAGTGCAGTATGCAACTCTAATCATGCTCTAATTTCATTGGTTCACTTGAATGCATATGAAAtcaaacttgtttttttttcacaaatgtgTGGTTGTTCATGCCATGATCTGATATGTTAATAACATGCTAGACGATTCTGCAAGTGAAGGAGTAAGTGAAGGTGTATACTGGCATTCTGATGTGGGATCCAATCACCAAAGGCAGAGGCAACCTGAATGGCTTCTGATTCTGGAAATTGTTACTGGTGCTCTCATGGTTGTTTTCTTCATTAGTGCTTCTGCTACAGTTATTAAAATATGCAAACCGAAATCCACTTTAGCTATTCCATGGAGAAAATCTTCAAGTTTGAAAGACCAGCTAGAAATATCAATTGGTAAGTGATTACGTTTCTCCGTGTTAATTGAATTACTTGCAATGCATGAATGCCAATATTTGGTGTGATAGATGGCGAGAAGCTGAAAAATGTGGAGAAAATAGGCAGAATGGATCTTGAGGTAGCCTGTGAAGATTTCAGTAATATAATTGGTTCTTATCAAGACACTATAGTCTACAAAGGCACTAGGAAGGATGGGCCTGAAATAGCAGTTGTATCACTTTGCATTGCAGAGGGCAATTGGACAAGATATCTTGAGTTTCTCTTTCAGAATAAGGTAAAACTAATTAGTTCGATGaatttcacaatttttaatTGCAGTTCTTATATGGAGATACATTTCTCATTAAGCTGTGATGTCCACTCAGGTAGCTGATTTTGCAAGGCTAAACCATGAAAACATTGCAAAGTTGCTTGGTTATTGCAAAGATGACGACCCATTCACAAGGATGCTTGTTTTTGAGTATGCATCTAATGGGACACTGTCGGAACACCTTCATTGTAAGTTAATCAAGTTATTTTAATACGTTATGATTGATTGATCTAGAACAGAGCATGTTTTTCTGCAGATGGTGAAGACTGCCAGTTATCTTGGCTACGGCGCATGAAAATTGCTATTGGTATTGCTCGTGGACTAAGATATTTGCACACAGAGTTGGATCCTCCATTTACTATTAGTGACTTAAATTCAACTACAGTTTATCTTACCGAagatttttctccaaaggtATACTCTAACCAAAAGTAGTAGTTTATTCAAACCTTTATGATTGCATTTATGATTATCGGCTGTTCTCTGTTCAGTTGGTGGATTTTGAAAGCTGGAAGATGGTGTTTTCAAAATCAGGGAAGAACTCTGGTTCTTTTTACAGTGTCATGGACTCTATTGAGCAACAGCACATGGATGTACAGGGAAACACATTTGCTTTTGGAGTTCTTTTACTGGAAATAATAAGTGGAAGACCTTCACATTGCAAAGATAGAGGTTCCTTGGTGAACTGGGTGAGTGTTTTTTATCGACATCTCTTAATTGTTCAAGTATTTCATATCAGACCCTATCATGTATGTTGCATTGCAGGCTATTGAGTATCTGCGGCAACCTGAGGAGATTGACAAGCTGGTAGTTCCTGAACTGAAGAATGTCAAGCATGACGAGCTTGCGGTGATTTGCAGTGTGGTGAGCCTTTGCATTGATCCTGATCCAACAAAGCGGCCGTCGATGCAGATAATTTGTTCGGCACTGGAGAATGGAATAGACACTTCACCTGATGCTTTTCTGAAGGATTCTTCACTGGCTTGGGCAGAGCTTGCTTTGTCCTCTTAGTTTAGTTGTTTACAATTCACAATGTGAGTCAAAAATATACACACGTGAGAAAACCGCATTACACTTAAAATTTTCTTCATGTAGAGATGTGTGCAGTGTGCAGTGtataaatttgattgatttgtaAACATTAAcggttaaaacttaaaaaatgtATAAGGTTGCTAACGGTTACACAGACGTAAGGATGCTTGGATTTCTGCTGTAGTTGTAGTAGGTATAGGCAGGGATCATGGAGAAGCAaacattaatttcttttaaaaattgtataaatcattaatttattagaataaagaagaacaaagtgctgaagaacaagaacaacaatagGTGAGAATCCACTGGGTGTGAACAGTTCCCCCTTGTTGTCCATATGTTCCAGCTTCCACCGCAGAGACCCTTATCTACTAAGTCTTGTTGAACTTTTGAATCATATATTCggtagtgtttggttagatgtagttgaaaatacaatgaattttaaattacaatgtAGTTGTAATTactgtatttaaaaatacaaagagtGCGAAATCTAgtatttggtttgatgtagtTCGAATgctggattttaaaattttgtatttggttggagggatttatAAATATGGATTTGATATATGGTCACCTAAGGTAAGATTACTTTATATTCAATGATcattagtatttattaattataaaataaacagttatatatataatattattattaaattttagttgTATTAGTTCAATTTAcataaatatttctataatcaataaaataatttttaaaaatatgaaaccaTAGAGAAATGAGTATCTTTCactaaatatatttcatttgtctaatatttatgttaaatatgtTATGCTTATCCCTCTAATTTAGTTTAGccctaaaaattatttataagcaTATATTGTAtagttttatgataaaaataatatattaaattaataaatttcttctttGGAATAACCCATAACAtatttgcatttaaaaaataaaataattaaataattaaaaatgataaattatctaattaggataaaaaaactatatatttttttgaattaaaattaaaataattgtttggaTATTATTTGTggaagatttaaatttaaaataacacttttaaatatatttaaacggtttaacaaaatcagaatatttgctactatatatatatttgataagtggctataatgatgatcaaataacCAACATCTAAACCTCACATGACAATCATGTGagacatattttataaattaaaatcctGCACTTTGAACTACGCTCAAATTGGATGTAGTTCAAAATCCATCAAATCCTTACTTCATTGTAGTTCAAACtccttttgactttttttaaattcatttaaataaacataggattttcAATGACTTTGTAATTCTAACTACATGAAGTTCCAAATCGGTGAAACAAACACCTTCTCTTGTTGAACTTATGAAACTGTTCAAGATTCTTTTCTACTCATTGGCTTTTATTAAAGTAATTGGAACTGTTTTGGGGATTTTATTTCCCTGACATTCCATTTCTTCACACAATGACTAATTGATAAGTTCAGcttaataataatgttatgcTTGATTATATTCACTTGCACATGGTTAAAGAAATCCTGATGACACGTTTAACAAGACACCAAAATTCACAAACACCTACAGAATAATTAAATAGAACAAAGTCAGTTAAAAGCTCCGCTTACATCTCTGGTGAGGTTTACAGATTTTAtatctttctagtttttttctCGCTGCTACTATTGTACTTTGTACTTCCctgtatttctttttaataaattagtggtttatccaccttattcaaaaaataaataaaagctctGCTTACTGCATCACTTGTCAGGAAAAAGAATTAGAGGAGATATTGATCATCATATAGAATACGTGAAAACCTCCataaatttccaaaagaaaaagagccaAGACATGATCCAAAAATCAAATTACTCTTTTTATGCATATCACTTTCTGCATGTGGAAATACCTGATTGGAGAATGGTCTTTGTTTGTAGCTCTCAAAGATAACCTCACCTTCCTATAAATTGATTcacaaaatgagaaaaatggctgaataataaaagattaagtGATAGCTGTTGTGAAGAAAAGAACAAGAGAAGCAATGAGCAGAGAGAGACGATACTATTACAGAGAAGATAAACACCAACAACTTGAACTGAAGCACTTCAGTTCACCACCCTTACATTACTCTTCTTCACTAGATAGATAACAGCATACATTATGAGATTCAAAATACAACAACTACAAGACAAACAAGACAAACTTACACACATACTCATAAGACACAAGTAAACATGCATTAACTCTACTTAGACTAGCCAACGatcttcgggtctattggtacatgggtcgccgatagagctctcaccgagtggtgagagttcgattctcggctgagggcacatttctgggagttgtgaatagtggttgtgtacgggtggttccagcgcccacgtgagcgcggccccgtccccacttgttccaccgagacttgtgcacgcccctggggtctctagtgggttcgccccgctcttcttcctcaaaaaaaaaaaactctacttAGACTAGATAACTCCATCCACAATCAACGTGCATGGAATGCACTAACCACAGTGCACTGAACCTGGTCTTCTCATGGATATTCAAAGCATAACACACAACAGTCGCTACCCATGCTCTGAAAAACCAAAACTCCTAGCTTATCTCTTAGTTCTTCATGCTTTGGTCCTGAAAGAGCCTTCGTGAAAATGTCGGCCAGCTGTTTATGTGTGCTGCAGTGGACGATGTCAACTTCCCCATTGGTTATGAGGCTTCGGATAAAATGAAACCGCACGTCGATGTGTTTCATTCTCCCGTGCTGTGCCGGATTCCTAGCAATGGCAATGGCTGCTAGATTATCACAATGCAGAACAGTTGCACTCCTTTAGAGGAACTTCCATGTCAGCTAGTAGGCGACGCATCCACACTGCTTGGCAGGCTGCCGAAGTTGCGGCGACGTATTCAGCTTCCGTGCTTGAAAGAGCGATTATCTCCTGTCGCTTTGAGGCCCATGCTACTGCACCAGAACCAAGATGGAAAACCCACCCGGTGGTACTTCGGCGATCGTCGACGGAGCCTCCCCAATCACTATCAACGAATCCTTGTAGACGAAAATCCTCAACACACTCATACTTGAGTCCCATGTTGATAGTTGCTGATACATAATGAAGAATTCTCTTCACTGCCCCAAGATGATGTTTTGTGGGCTTTGAATAAACTTTGAGATTAAACCCACAACAAACATGAGGTCAGGCCGAGTATGTGTTAAATACAATAAGCTCCCAACCATGCTTCAAAACCGATTTACATCAGCCTTTCTTGAATTGTCCTCTAATTGAAGTTTTTCATTAGTATTCAAGGGAGTTGTCTGAGGCTTGATGTTCATCATACCTGACTTCTTCAATAGAGTTTCTGCATATCTTTTCTGAGAGATGAGAATTAAACCTGGTTGTTGTTTTACTTCAAGGCCTAGAAAGTAATGTAATAATCCGAGATCAGTCATCTCGAATTCGTGCATCATGTTCTTCTTGAAATCATTCACCATCGACTGTGATGAACCCATGACCAGGATATCATCAACGTATAAACAGATAAGCAAGATATTAGAGTCTTCATCAATTCGTTTATACACAGTGGGCTCATTCTGACTTCTTATAAACCCAAGCTTGCCAAAATGATGATCAATCTTCGTGTACCAAGCTCGTGGAGCTTGTCGGAGCCCGTAGAGAGCTTTGTTGAGTCTATACACAAGACCTTCATTGCCTGGCTGAGTGTATCCCTGGGGTTGCAATACATACACCTCCTCGCGAAGCTCGCCATTGAGGAATGCGGACTTCACATCCAACTGGAATACTTGCCAATGTTTCTGAGCTGCCACGGCGAGGAACAACCTCACGGTTTCAAGCCTTGCAACAGGGGAGAACACTTCGTCGAAGCCTACTCCACTCACCTGAGAATAACCTTTTGCGACAAGGCGTGCTTTCCTCTTGTGTAGAGTACCATCAGATAGAAACTTCGATTTGAAGATCCATTTCAGTCCGATGGGCTTCCTTTCCTCTGGTAGAGTAGTTAAAGTCCATGTCTTATTCTTTTCAATGCTGGTCATTTCTTCATCCATGGCCAATTTTCAGTCATTATGTTGTTCAGCTTCTTCAAATGAGCTGGGATCTCCAGCTGCAAGAGCAAAAGAACATGAATTATATAATTCATGTAATGTTCTGTACCTTGGAGTAGGGTTAACGAGAGAGGCTTCAATGGGTGAAGAGAAAGTGTCCTGCTGCTGCACAAGATGATCTTGTGAAGTTGAGTTTTCTCCAGTTGCCGTGCCTTCATCACATCGGTCCAAAGCTTTATTCAACGTGGAAGAGATATGAGACAAACCAATGGGATCACTCCAATTCCAGCACTTCCCTTCATGGAAAATTACTTCTCTGCTGACTTGTACTTTTCCAGTCACTGGATCGAGTAACTTGTATCTTTTTGACTCTCCACTATACCCAATGAATACCCGTTTCTCTGACTTGCTCTCGAACTTGTCTCGCTGCTGAGTTGGGCTGAGAACAAACACTAAGCAGCCGAATGTCCTGAGATGATGGACAGATGGCTTCACTCCCATTAATGCTTCATAAGGTGTAGTGTTTCTTGAGTGCTTTGGTGGAGGACCGATTCAAAGTATAGATTGTTGCTGCTACTGCTTCACCCCAAAGATTAGTAGGAAGGTTGCGCTGCTTTCAGCATACAACGGCTCATCTCAACAACTGTTCTATTCCACTGTTCGACGACTCCATTCTGCTGCGGTGAATGAGGAGTTGTCATTTGTCTTTTAATGCCATGAGCTTCACAGTAGGCTTGAAAATCACCGGAAGTAAATTCGCCTCCATGATCGGTTCTCAAGGCCTTCACTCGGTGTTCAAACTGCTTCTCCACATGGTTTTTGAACACCTTAAAGAATTCCAGAGCTTGAGACTTAACCTGCAAAAAATATACCCATGCATACCTGGTGCAATCATCAATCAATAGCATGAAGTATGAATTGCCTCCCCTAGACTTGGTTTGCATGGGGCCACAAAGATCTCCATGGATTAATTCTAGTGGCTTAGTTGATCTTCTCATGCTTTCATCAGGAAAAGGCAGCTTGGTTTGTTTTCTCATATACACAACCTTCACAAGGATGTGCAATAATATTGTCTGGAAGCCCATGGACAAGCTTGTCTTTTGCAAGCTTCTGCAAGCTATTGAAGTTAGTGTGTCCAAACCTCTCATGCCATATGAAAGAGTTGTCTGGTTTGGTTGCTACTACATGTGTTGATTCAACATCATTGATTGTAAGAGGAAACAAGTTATGCTTTGACTTTTGAATTCTAGCCAGCTTTACATCTGAGTGCTTGTGTTTAATGACACACTCTTGATCATCAAAGAAAAGAGAGTAACCTCCTTCTAATAATTGCCCAACACTAAGAAGATTATGAGCAATTTCTGGAACAAATTGAACTCTATCAAGTTCCTTCACTTGCCCTCCTCTTGTCTTGAATCGCACAGTCCCCATTCCTTCTACTTTCATCATTCGATTGTCTCCCAATCGAACAACCTGTTGATAAGAAGTATCCAAGGTCTGAAATAGAGATTTCATACCTGTCATGTGATTGCTGCACCCGCTGTCTAGCAACCACACGTCTTCAAGTTGATCTTCTGAGGTGTTACCCGCCATGAACAAATGAGTAACATCGGTGTCTTCTTCCACTACATTAGCTGAACTATCCTTCTGCCAACACTGGGATTTGTAATGCCCGTACTTCTTGCAGTTGTAGCATTGAATGTGAGCTTTACTTTTCTTGCCTTCTCCATGAGTTTCCTTTTGTTCAGACATACGACCTCTTCCTCTACCCCTCCAGCGACCTCTGAAGCCTCCACGTCCCCTTCCTCTGCTTGTAATGACATTAGGACTTGATGTAGAGCCTTCTCCCTTAGCATGAAGGCCTTCACTTCAACTTGATCCGTCTCCATGTCAAGTCTGCTTTCATGACCCTTCAAAGAACCACTTAGTTCATCCACTGTGAGGATAGAGAGATCCTTGGCTTCTATGATAGATGAGACCACGTCAGCAGTCTGGGCTTGAGAAGACGGTGGATGGTGGGGTATGTCAGGCTGGTGGGATATGTCAGTCAGTCTGGGCCTGACTTTGTTATCATAGTTCATCCACTGTGAGGATAGAGAGATCCTTGGCTTCTATGATAGATGAGACCACGTCAGCAGTCTGGGCTTGAGAAGACGGTTGTTGGGTTAGCTTGCCTGAGAAGACGGTGGATGGTGGGGTATGTCTGGCTGGTGGGATATGTCAGTCAGTCTGGGTCTGACTTTGTTATCATATCGGGTTTGGATCCTATAAGGATCGGACCCGTTTTCtttaaaacttatgattagattaaacaaactaatttttaataatattttaatgataaacCAGCCACGTGCAGGGATGGATGAAAAATGAGACGGAGTTTGGGGTGAGGGACTACATTGTGCCAGTTTAAATAATAGAGGGATCTTTTTAGGCCAaattataatagagggactaaagggTGAGATTGCATAAATTACAAGGGACCAAATAAGGGTAACATCCCTCTTTAAGGAGGGTAGGTTTGCCGGAGCCAAGGGGGCTCAAGCCCCCGCTCGCCCTcccttggttccgcccctgGCTTCTCAGTAATCTTGATAATGAAGCAGCAGAGTGAGAAAGTCTTATTTTATAGGCAGGCATTGGTGTTGAAAACGTACGTTATTTGCTTTTTAACCTTAAATGGTGAAGACTATCTGAGccaattgaaatatttttgtgGGCATCCAACGGTGTAGAATTGATCACGTGCTGCAGGACCAGGAtaagtattttcatttttccattgtTTATGGGTCATTTTACCGTTGGTCTTAACCCTTGGTTTTTGGATAACTGTATCTGTAAAACACACTCTATATGTTTTTTAACCTTAAATGATGACGACTATCTAGGCCAATTGAAATGTTTTTCTTGGGCATCTAACGGTGTAGAATTCATCACGTGCTGTAGGACCAGGGTAagtattttgattttttcattgtttaagggTTTCATTTTACCGTTGGTGTTAACGTCCTCGTTGGAGGCTCAACTCATCATTCTTTTCCCGCGCGTTCCCCTTCTGgaatcaaattattttaattttcaaaatttaaaatcatttataaattaatttagtcTGTAACAGTTATCtaataatgtttaattaatcaatggtttatcattttactttaaaaaacaattatctaataactctaattttttttttataaaaccaaCATTTTCTCTTTGGTTTTTATAACCTACAGGTTTTCTCCCTTTTTCTTGGGGATCCAGCGCCCTCCAAAATTAACTTAACTAATTTATTACATActagtaattttttaatattcttcCCTAGTATTGttttatagatttattttaaaagtttaaaaattaaaatgtatatatatatatatttatttatgatttttttcacaaaataaaaccaTTCTTTTAGCAAATAGATAGGATTTTTGAAAAGGTAAGGCACTTATTATCCAAAATTAGGTTTGtggagtagaaaaaaaaaaccttgattcaaaaataaatgccAAAAAAGTAAGCATAGGGGACACCAATTATAACATCTAATTGCTAAATGGAAGAAAAAAGTGTATAGTTACTATAGTTTATGAATTTTCTTGGAATATGGCAGAAGAATATGTTAATCTGCCACATGGGTCAATGTGAGTAGTTacatgcatataaaaaaaattacacgaACCACcacactttaaaaaaaataattatcatatcatGCAActatatagagaaaaaaaaacatttgtgaatCAAGGGACCTgaatttgagtattttttttcaaatacaatGCACATGATTATTAGTGAGATATACCTTTTTTTTCTAGATTGGAGAATATTACTCtaactaatataatttttttttcttctataaaaacatcacaaatgaaattaaaaaaaatgaattttaattaaaaattattttttctttcaaaaaagtaaataatccgatttttaaaaaaataataataatctgaAAATTTTTCCCCAGTACTTTTAAaagtacaaatttttaaattttggaagAAACTATGGGAGCTTGTGTTTCtaactttttagtttttatgtttttaatgtatTGTTGTTGATTAGGTATGTTGgtgctttgatttttttgttaatggaaTAACATGACTGATAAAGTCGCTCTTTTTTTATACTGAATATAACTAAAGATCTGCTCGTGAgaggatttgaacccatgacctccctcttatattttgatgtcataccattggactATCCGATGGTTGACTTGTTAACTTTTGAATAGAGAGGGCATTGAATACTCACAGAATCTCTCTTTTCTAACCCAGTTAATGGctttgttattatgttttttttttaacttgttgttCTTGGTTTTATCATCATATCTAATCTGGGTCTGATTCTTCTTGCAGGCTCCATGTGGAACAAGCCATATATCTCCTCAGAATCGCCAGCTTAGCATGCTTAGTTCGCCAGTCGTTGTCAGCAGTTGgatttacaaaaaagaaaaactaatgcAAGATGTTTTTGAAGCCTCCACATGTCTTTCAAGCCTCCATGTCAACTTCATCTTCCCCATTTTCGCTTGAAACCGTGAGAGAAAACAATTTCTAACAACTCAACTCTCTCTTGCAAACATAACAAAAGAGCATCAAGCTAATAATCAATAAGCCCTCTGGTCAAGCTGATCCAGAGCTGGCGCAGGATGAGGCTGTGATGATGGTCGATGAGGTTGGCAAAGGTCAGGAGGGTTTTTCTGGAGACAATCCTGTCCCTCAGCCTTCTCTCGAGCTTGATAGTGAATTTGGGCCCTGGTTGAAACCTAGGAAACGCCATACTGCTTCGCGCGGCCGCGGGGGTAGTCGTGGCGGAGGGCGCGGTGGTT includes:
- the LOC120272586 gene encoding probable LRR receptor-like serine/threonine-protein kinase At1g63430 — translated: MSSVFPKLLLLLLAFKYGFLLVGSGSLPNHEVSALEAFKRAIFEDPWRKLSDWGVSDGNPCKWSGVFCSGSQNGVIITLNLSSSSLKGFLAPELGLLSSLQEIILDNNLLLGSIPKELGELKNLRVLDLGMNRLSGSIPPEIGNLTSITKIDLHSNGLTGTLPFELGNLAYLAELRLDRNRFSGPIPGSNNLSSSSSLQLASQSHSTGLCRLSRLKTADFSFNFFIGRIPTCLKYLPRLSFQGNCLRDKSFVAQRSTEKCNDSASEGVSEGVYWHSDVGSNHQRQRQPEWLLILEIVTGALMVVFFISASATVIKICKPKSTLAIPWRKSSSLKDQLEISIDGEKLKNVEKIGRMDLEVACEDFSNIIGSYQDTIVYKGTRKDGPEIAVVSLCIAEGNWTRYLEFLFQNKVADFARLNHENIAKLLGYCKDDDPFTRMLVFEYASNGTLSEHLHYGEDCQLSWLRRMKIAIGIARGLRYLHTELDPPFTISDLNSTTVYLTEDFSPKLVDFESWKMVFSKSGKNSGSFYSVMDSIEQQHMDVQGNTFAFGVLLLEIISGRPSHCKDRGSLVNWAIEYLRQPEEIDKLVVPELKNVKHDELAVICSVVSLCIDPDPTKRPSMQIICSALENGIDTSPDAFLKDSSLAWAELALSS